The Paenibacillus spongiae nucleotide sequence ATTAATAAGGATACCGTCGCCAAGCAAATTGACAAATACCGGGAGACAGTCAAGCCGTACTTGTACAGGCATCCGGATATTCAATTTTTGCCGGGAGTAAATAAAGACCTCGATAAAGAGCTGGAGCTCTTAATTAATACGCCGGAACGAGGTAAGCAGCGGTATCTGGATGATCTCGAGAAGCCAAGGCCGTTCTTCCTTCATGATGTCGAATTCGACGGCGATAAATTAAACTTGGCATGGGATATCTCGTATGATTTTCAAGGCGAAGACCTCACATATGATCTCGCAGTCGCCAAAGACCCACTATTTACGCAGGTCGTGGCGGAGAAGAAAGGACTTCAACTCAACAGCGTTTCAATCAATGCGCTGAAATCGGGCACCTATTACTGGAAGGTAATTGCCCGGGATTCTAGCGGGCATGAGCAGGTTGCATTCGATTATTACTTGAACGAAGAAGGCGACTATTACTACGGGCTGAGAGAATTTGAGGTGGAGTAGCATGGAGTTCCAGGGAAAGAAACTAAGACATGAGTATAAGTATTACTTGCATACCCATGACTACATGGCCTTAAGACATAAAGTTTCCCAGCTGCTGACCATGGACCGGAACTCGGTTGATGCGGACGGTTACGAAATACGGAGCTTGTATTTCGACGGTCCTCACAGGCATTCGCTGCATGATAAGAACGATGGCATCTTTAGCCGGGAAAAGTACCGCATCCGGATTTACAATGGCTCCGACGCCAAAATTACGGTGGAGCGCAAGAGCAAGTTCGGGGAGTACGTATGCAAAGAGTCCGCTCCTATCACGCGGCAGGAATACGGTGCTCTGCTAAGCGGCTCGTATACGTTTCTGAAAGAACGGGAGAGCGCGCTCCTGCAGGAGTTTTATGCCGCGCTGAGCCGGGGATTCCGGCCCATTACGATCGTTAATTATGTTCGGGAGGCCTATATCTACGAGCCTGGCAACGTTCGGATTACATTCGATAAGCGGTTAAGCGCTGGCATCAACACCTGCAATCTGTTTCATCCCGACCTGGTGCTCGAGGAGGTTCTATCCGCTCCTCTGACTATTCTGGAGGTTAAATACGATTCCTTTCTCCCGGATCATATACGCAAGCTGATGCAGCTTGAAAGCCATAATCGCTCATCCATCTCCAAATATGTCCTCTGCCGGGAAGCGGGCATTATCCATTTTAAAGAATAGAGAGTTAGAGGTGCTAATGTGGGAGAAACGGTAAATTTTCAAGATATTATCAAGAAAAGCATGCTTCATCTGGAGGCATTCCGCAATATTTCCTATGTCGACATGGTGCTGGGATTATTATGCTCATTCGCTATCGGATTGTTTATCTATTGGATCTACCGCAAGACGTTCCGAGGCGTCGTGTACAGCTATAATTACAATGTTTCATTCGTATTGATGGCCGTCATCACCTCGCTTATTATTATGACGATCAGTACCAACATCGTATTGTCGCTCGGGATGGTCGGTGCGCTCAGCATCGTCCGGTTTCGTACGGCGGTCAAGGATCCGCTTGATGTCGTATATATGTTCTGGGCGATCTCGGCAGGAATCGCGAGCGGTGCGAAGCTGTACCCGCTGGCCTTGTTCGGCTCTCTGGTCATCGGCTTAATCATCGTCTGGCTGTCCCGGCGCAAGATTAAGGAGCAGGCGTATCTGCTTATTATCCGCCATTCGGAGATCGCCGCCGACGAGATTCGCGTACAGCTGCGCAAGCTGGACGGCAAGCTGAAGTCCAAGACCGTGCGCAAGGATTTTACGGAGGTTACGGTCGAAGTGATGCTTCGCGACGACAATACTTCATTCGTGCATACGATTTCGAATATCGAGGGCGTGCATGATGCATCCCTTGTCAACTATACGGGCGATTACGCTCAGTAGACTGACGTTAGCCATAAGCAGCAAACGGATGAGCAGGATCTCCGGCAACAGGAGGACCGTGGTTTTCTACATACAGTAGAGAATCACGGTCTTTCTCTGTTGTATGGACTGTACCGCGAGCAAAACCGAAGTAAACGGGTTTAATGAATGAATGGAATAATCTGTTGAATAAGGAGGAGAAAGGCGTCCGTACGCCTGATTCTTAAGCTTTATTTACTTAAACTCAACATGCCGTTGACTCTGTTGTAACAAAACCGGTTTAACATAGCGTTAGGAATTATTCCTGCGTTAGTCCGAAGCAAGGAGGTAAACACTTGGCTACGATTGATGATGTAGCGAAAGCAGCCGGGGTTTCGAAAAGCACAGTATCTAGCGTGTTCAGCAGAAAGAGGCCGATCAGCAAGGAGGTAACGGAACGGGTTCTCGTCGTGGCGAACCAATTGAACTATAAGCCGAATTTTTGGGCCAGAACGTTAACCAACAAGACGACCAACATTATAGGCCTTAACATGCAGGGGGAAAAAATCAAGTTTAGCCAATTTCATCTTACGCTCATGAACGGTGTATTGAAGGAATGCTACGATCACGGCTACCGACTGCTGGTCAACACGCTGTCGGGCGAGTATTTAAGCCAAGTGGAGCATCTGTCGTCCAATCCGGTGGACGGGGAAATACTGCTTGATCCATCCCAGAATGATCCGCGGATCAGCGAACTGGTTTTGCAGGAGCATCCGCTTGTCGTCATCGGCAGACCATCGTTCGAATTCGAGTCCCGCATCTGCTACGTCGACAATGATAATCTGCATACGGCCCAGAAGGTGACGGAATATTTGCTTGAGCTTGGACACCGCCGAATTTTGTTCTTGAACGCTTCGAGATCGCGGACGGTCTCGGAGGACCGGGCGAACGGTTATCTCAGAGCCTTCAAAAAATTAAAATTGACGAGCGATTCCAATCTTATCGTGTACAAAGACGATGCATTGCATTCCGCGGAGTATGGCTATTTTTATATGAAACAGATGATGAGCGCGAGTCATGGGATAACGGCGGTTATTACAGACTCCGACAAGGTGGCTCTGGGCATCTATCAGGGAGCCAAGGAGATGAATATATCGATCCCGTCCGATCTATCTGTATTTGCGTTCAGCAACGATTCGATCTTTGCGCATGAATTTACCCCATCCTTATCGGGTGTCAGATTGAACGGTGAAACGCTGGGCAGCGCGGCCGCCAAGCTGTTGATCGATCAATTAAAGCAGGGTGAACAGATCGCTACACGCATCCTTATTCCAACCGAATTGATTATTCGCGATTCCTGCGGACCTATAAAACCTTTAGGAGGCAATTACTGATATGTTTAAGAAACGCATTATGCTGGGAACTGCTGCTGTTCTGCTCTTCTCTTCCATCTTGACTGCTTGCGGGGGAGAATACAAACCGTCCAATAGCGCCGAAACGGGCAGCGAGGAGCAAGGAACGCTGCGTATTCTGAGCGGGGTCGTCGGCGGCAAGACCCCGGAAGAGAATGATCTGTTCCAGAAGGAAGTAGAGCGTCTCACAGGCATGAAGGTGACGATCGAGAAGCCGAGCACCGACTACGACAAGAAGCTGCTGACTTCCATCTCCAATGGCGAGAAATATGACCTTGTCTATATGAATCAAGGCGTAATGGACAAGCTTGTCGAGCAGGGTGCGCTGACGGATCTGACCAGTCAAATTGAGGCGTCCAAAGTACTGAGCGATCCTGCCGTCATTCCGGCCGAAGAATGGGACATGATCAAGTATGACGATAAAATTTACAGTGTATTCAACAAGTTCGAGGGCGGTACGCTTCCGATAGTCCGCAAGGATTGGCTGGACAAGCTCGGCCTGCAGGAGCCGAAGACATTGGATGAATTCTACAATGTGCTGAAGGCTTTCAAGGAGCAGGATCCGGACGGTAACGGAAAAGACGATACGTATGGTCTGTCTACTTCAGGCTTGTATGATATCCAAGGTTTTATGAGTGCAGCCGGATTGAAGTATAAATATGTGATCGACAGCGATGGCAAGCGTACCATTCCATACGCGACCGAACAAGCCGTTCCGATGTACGATTGGTTCGCGAAGCTGTACAAGGAAGGCATTCTGGACCCGAACTTTGCAACGAATGACACCAAGAAGATGAGAGACTTGTTCTTGACGAACCGTGTAGGCATGGTCACGTATTGGGATGCTTGGGTCGGCCAATTCAACAACCTGGGCCAGAAGGACAATCCGAAATTTGAAGCGAAAGGAATTGCCGGCGCTCTTGGTCCGGACGGCAAGATCATTCTGCGGCGCGGCGAGCCTTCCGTATGGGGCATTCCGGTGAATGCCGAGCATCCGGAGCTGGCAATGAAGTTCCTGGAATTCTGGCATTCGGAGCAAGGCAACCTGCTGGGCACGATCGGGATCGAAGGGCATGATTATACGGTCGCGAACGGCAAGTATGAGCTGACTGCCGAAGGTGAAAGCCACAGCATGGATCATGGCGCTCCATTCGTATACAACACGAACTTCAAAAATCCGTTCGGCGTATTGCCGGGCATTATGGAAGCAAGACAGATCATTCTGGATAATAATGCGCAGGTTGAAATCGGAACCGAACGCTGGGCCGATGCGGAGAAAATCATTCAGAACTATGCTTTCCAGGCGATGATGGGCAAGATGCCTGCTGCCGAGGCAGTCAAGAGCATGAACGATGAGTTGAAGGCGGCCGATCTGATCGATTAATCCAACATGATGGCAAGGGGAGTAAAGCGAGACTCCCCTTTATTAATCTATGGCGAGGTGTAACACCATTGAATGTGATAAAGAGGTACGGATCGCTCTACGTCATGATTATCCCGGTCCTTGCATACTTCATCCTATTTACGTTCTACCCGCTCGTGCGGGGTTTGATCATCAGTATGCAGGAGTTTCGTGTCATCGGTGACCGGCCGTTCGTCGGTTTCAGCAACTATGCGATCGTTCTTCAAGATCCTGTGTTCTGGCAGACGATGGTCAATACGGTCCTGATCGGCGGAGGCACGCTGATTATCGGTTTTATTGCCCCGATCATCGTGGCGTTGTCCCTGAATGAAGTCATCCGCGCGGGTTTTAAGAAGTTTACCCAGATGGTCATCTACTTCCCGCATCTATTCTCGTGGGTTGTGGTCGGCGGGATCTGGATATATATGCTGTCGCCGGATAACGGCTTAGTCAACGGGCTGTTGAAGCTGCTGGGCATGGATCAACCGATTCATTTTATGGCAGAGAAGGAATACGCCAGATGGATCATGATTTTCAGCAATGTATGGAAGGAAATGGGCTATAACTGCATTCTGTACTTGGCGGCGATGGTCAGCATCAATCCGTCATTATATGAAGCGGCAGATATGGATGGAGCGGGAAGATGGCAGAAGATCCGCTATGTAACAATCCCGCAGTTAAAATCGACGATGAAAGTCGTGTTTCTGATCAATCTCCTCGGTGTCTTTAAGATATTCGATCAAATTGTCGTGATGAGCAACGGAGTCATTGCCAGACAAGTCGATGTCGTCATGGGCTATACGTATCAGAAGACGTTTATCGATTTCAAGATGGGGGTCGCCACCGCGGCTGCTTACCTTGTCATAATTTTGACGCTCGTGCTGGCCTATGTGATTCGTAAGGCGATTCGTTACGACGATCTGGATTGAGGTGTACTAATGAAGAACAATTACGGGCCTATCGGCTATAAGCCGAATCCGGTTGTACAGCTATTGAACGGTTTATTTCTATTATTCCTGGTCGCAACGATGCTGATCCCGATCTGGAACACGCTGGTCATCTCGCTGTCGAGCAATGCGTCTTCGATGGAGGTCGGACTGAAGATGTGGCCGTCGGAGTTCAGCTTCGAGGGGTACCAGACGGTTTGGAAAACGGTAAGGCTGTGGGAGCCCTTCCTCAACAATACGATCGTCACGGTGGTGGGTACGACGCTCCATGTCGTGCTGAGCGCCATGGCCGGTTACGTGCTCATTCAAAGAGGGCTGCCGGGCAGAAATCTGATGATCTCGCTCATTATGCTCACGATGACCATTCCAGGGGAAGCGATTATGATTCCCGTCTATCAGGTCGTGAAGGAGCTCGATCTGCTCAACACGCTGACTTCGCTGGTTGTATCGGGGCTAGTTTCCGGATTTAGCGTGCTGTTGATCCGCAATTATTTCTTATCGATTCCCTACGAGCTGAACGAATCGGCGCGAATCGACGGGGCGGGGAACATGTGGATTTTTGTACGGATGTACCTGCCTTTAGCTAAGGCGGGCTTGGCCACGATTGCGCTGTTCGAATTCGTCGGCAAGTGGAACCAATTTACTCCGGCGTTATTGTATATTACCGATCAGAGCAAGCTCACGCTTCAAATTGCGCTTCGGTCGCTGGTCGTTGAATCCGATGCGACGTCGAGCAACTTCTTCATGACGCCGAACGTGCGTATGGCTGGTGTCATGATTGCCATCATTCCGCTCATTGTCATCTATCCGTTCGTACAGAAGTTTTTCGTGAAGGGGATCATGCTCGGTTCGACCAAGGAATAACAAGCCGTTATTGATGGTGCCAGCGCAGCACGCATCCATCGGTTTTGGGATAGGAGATCAGATGAATGAATACATTTGCGGCTATAGCTGAGCGTGTAAGAGGGTTTGTATTTGATCTGGACGGAACGCTGCTCAATTCGGATGCAGTGATATCGGCCGCTAATAGATCCGCATTGCTGAAGCTGAAGCAGGCCGGCATGAAGCTAATCATTGCTACGGGCCGAAATTTGAGCGAGGCCAGAGCGGTGTGCGGCGATCTTCCATTCGACGGATATGTGTGCAGCAACGGGATGTCGGTCTACGGCCATGATTTTGCGATCATGCACAGCGAGGCGATACCAAGCGAAATCGCAGGGCAGCTATTAACGGAATTACGGCGGTCAAAAGCCAACTACGAGCTGCATGCCAGCGATAACGGGATCGTCATCGTCCAGGAGGATATGCCATTCCTTCGGCTTCGCCTGCCGGACATCAAGGCGCTTCCCGAACGTCTCGTGCGGGACGGCCTGAGCCAAGGAACCATGCAGTTGTTCAAGCTGATGGTGGTTGAGGAGGATATCACCGCCATCTACGAACAGATGAAAGCCATGGAACAGCTGGTCGAAGTCATTCGGATGAACGATAACAGCATCGAGCTGAATAAAAAAGGCGTTTCGAAGTGGAGCGGCCTGCAGATTCAGTTTGCGAAATTGGGGATTGGCGGGGATGAAGTCATCGCATTCGGCGATAGCATGAACGATTGGATGATGCTGTCGAGCAGCGGGTGGTCGGTAGCGATGGGGAATGCCGATCCGCACATTCAAGCCATCGCGAGGGATCGTACCGTCTCCAACGACAAAGACGGCGTGGCGGCTTATGTGCAGAAGCTCGGACTGACAAGCGGAGCGAAGGAAAAGGAGATGAAGTCATCTTGACTCAAGAAAACAATACAATCATATGGACGATCGAACGAGTGATTGCACATGAGGAACAAGATACCTATGTGGAAGTCCCATTCGATATGCCGGAGAGAAGCGAAAGTGTGCGCGTATCCTATGAAGTTTCGCCTCTGGGAGACGGCCGATGCGTGGTCGATCTGGGAATCAAGGACGCGGACGGCATCCGCGGCTGGAGCGGCGGCGCGAGAAAAGAGTTCGTTCTTGGACTGGATAATGCGACTCCCGGTTATATGAGGGGCAAGCTGCAGGCCGGTACGGGTTGGGCGGTCGTTCTGGGTGCTTACGCAATTCCTCCGGAAGGATGCCGGGTTACGGTCCGCATCGAATGCCAGCTGGAGTTCTACCGTTGGCTAAAGGGGGATCTGCATACGCACAGCGTTCATAGCGACGGCAGCTTCACGCTGGAGGAGAAGGTGCGCCTGATCGAGGAGATGAATGGCGACTTCGTCGCGCTGACGGATCACAATACGACGAGCCAAAACCTTGCGGCTCCCCGGGCAACCTCGGTCGTGACCATTCCGGGCATGGAGCTGACGACGTATTACGGCCATTGCAATTTTCTCGGCGTCGATTATCCGATCCGCGATTTCAGGGCGAATACCGCGGAACAGGCCAAGGAGCGTATACGCGAAGCGAGAAGCAACGGGGCCAAAATCGTATTGAATCATCCGCACTGCCGCAACTGCGGCTGGCACTGGGGCTTCGATGTCGAGTTCGATTGGGTTGAAATATGGAACGGACCTTGGCGAGAGGATAATCGCAAGACGCTGGATTGGTGGCAAGGCGAGCTGGCTTCAGGGAAGAAGATCGTCGCGGTCGGCGGCAGCGACGTGCATCGTCCGGAGGCTTTCGTGCAGCACTGTACGCCGACGACATGGACGTATAGTCCATCCCGTTCGGTAGAAGGAATTTTGCAGTCCATCGACCTTGGCAGAGTATTTCTGACCTATGCGCCGGAAGGGCCGACGATTCATATTACAAGCGGTCCGTATGTGATGGGCGATACGGTTTGCCTGGAGGACATCCGGCTGAACGGGGAAGATGCCGCTAATTATCCGGTTCAATTCGAATTGAACCAGATTCAGCCCGGGGACGTGATTAAGGTGATTTCCGACATGGGTGAAGAATACGTCGATACGGCTCAAGAAACTGGAGCGAAGACGTTTACCCTGCCGATCCAGAATAAGCTGTTTTACCGCGTTGAAGTATGGCGCCATTTCGACCAAGCCAATGCGATGCTGCCCGCGGCAATCAGCAACCCGCTATATTTTCGTTAAGCCGAGCCGTAATAAGGATTTCAACAAGACTGCGCACAATTGAAGGTGACGCAGTTTTTTGGCATGCAATGAAGCGGAAGCTTGTTGGACTGAAAATGAACCGATCAGACCGATCAGCATGTAACAGCGGAAAGCCTGCGATTTTCCAGGCTTTTTTATTATGCAGACCATAAGATTGATGTTGGAGGAGCCGCCGGCGGGTCCTCTTTGTTCTGAGGCCTTCAACCGATATATAATGAAGAAATAATATTAACAACGAGCGCAGCAGGTTGTAATTATTGATCTTTCTGATCAGCTATCAGGTTGCTTTACTAGTTATTCGTTCATTCTATTTAAAAGCGAAATGATTGTGAACACATCGGAGGTCTGATATACTGGCCTTGATTTGTCGAAAGATGTCTCTTCCGGGACTACAGGATCAGCGTCTCAGCTACTATCGGTTGGGAAGCCTTTTCGTCCTTGCACCCCGCGATTCGTCTTTCGATTGAAGCTAGGAGGCGCATAATATTGAACCGCATATTCACCAAGCTATCGCTCAAGAAGCGGCTTCTCATTATCATTCTGACCAGTTCGCTCCTCCCTTTGGGATTAATAGGCACGCTCTCGTATTATAAAATGTATTCCATGCTCAACAACAAGATCGAGTCCAGCGTTCAAAACAACTTGCAACAGGTCGAGCTCTCGCTATCGAATACGCTTTCGAACTTGAATCATGTCACGCAGCAGCTGGCGTTCAACGGTAGCATCGGACGCGATTTGAAGCAGTATCTGGATTCGACCAATGTATACGAGAAGTCCCGCTTGGAGAAGGAGCTCGTTAACGAGCTGAACATTATCAATTTTGCCAATCCGACGATCGGGCTGACATTCTATTATTTTCAGAACGACCATCGCTTTCTATTCGAGAACTTTCCGATCAAGAAAGATTTCGATCTGGACAAACTGCCCATTCTGCAGCAATATGACAGCATTACGTATTATGGCCCGCATAAAGCGAGCAACCGGTTTGATGACAGCAGCGTAATCTCCGTATTCCGGCAAGCCAATATTCCGGACCGGGATGACGTCTACGTCTATGTGGAAACGGGTTTTAATTTCGCGGAGAAAATCTTGCAGAGCAATCCGAAAGGCATGCATGTCGATCATCTGATTGTGAATGATAAGGGGATCGTCAGCTACAGCGAGAATTCGGATGCTTTTCCAATTGGCGCCGCTTACCCTGCAGACACCGAGCCGGGAAAATTAGTCAAGCATAATGGCTATTATTTATTCCAGAATGTAAGCAATCAAGGCTGGAGTGTCGTGTCTGTTATCGCCAAATCGGAGTACAACAAGGAAATAACGGAGTGGATCATGCAATTCGCTGGCTTCTCGCTGCTGACGATTGCCGTCAGCCTGCTGCTGGGCTGGCTGCTCTGGCGTATGATGTACGTGCCCCTTACGAAGTTCAATAATGAGATTATGCAGCTTGCGAACAAGAACTTCCATTCCGAAATCAAGATGATGCAAATACCGGAGTTCGATCATCTGCTGCACCAATTCTGGCATATGCGCAGACAGATCTGGGATCTGCTGGCCGAGGTCGAGCAGAAGGAGAAACGAAAAGCCGATCTCGAGGTCGAGAAGCTGATGTACCAGATCAACCCGCATTTCCTGTATAACACACTTGATACGGTTTGTTGGCTGGCACGCCTGAACGGACAGGATGAGATCGACCGTCTGGTCACATCGCTTAACAAGCTTCTCCATTATAATCTGGATAAGCAGGGTCAAGACACGACAATCAAGCAGGAAATCGGCGCGCTGAAGGAATATTTGAATTTGCAGCAAATCCGCTATGACTTCCGC carries:
- a CDS encoding polyphosphate polymerase domain-containing protein is translated as MEFQGKKLRHEYKYYLHTHDYMALRHKVSQLLTMDRNSVDADGYEIRSLYFDGPHRHSLHDKNDGIFSREKYRIRIYNGSDAKITVERKSKFGEYVCKESAPITRQEYGALLSGSYTFLKERESALLQEFYAALSRGFRPITIVNYVREAYIYEPGNVRITFDKRLSAGINTCNLFHPDLVLEEVLSAPLTILEVKYDSFLPDHIRKLMQLESHNRSSISKYVLCREAGIIHFKE
- a CDS encoding DUF4956 domain-containing protein codes for the protein MGETVNFQDIIKKSMLHLEAFRNISYVDMVLGLLCSFAIGLFIYWIYRKTFRGVVYSYNYNVSFVLMAVITSLIIMTISTNIVLSLGMVGALSIVRFRTAVKDPLDVVYMFWAISAGIASGAKLYPLALFGSLVIGLIIVWLSRRKIKEQAYLLIIRHSEIAADEIRVQLRKLDGKLKSKTVRKDFTEVTVEVMLRDDNTSFVHTISNIEGVHDASLVNYTGDYAQ
- a CDS encoding LacI family DNA-binding transcriptional regulator, with protein sequence MATIDDVAKAAGVSKSTVSSVFSRKRPISKEVTERVLVVANQLNYKPNFWARTLTNKTTNIIGLNMQGEKIKFSQFHLTLMNGVLKECYDHGYRLLVNTLSGEYLSQVEHLSSNPVDGEILLDPSQNDPRISELVLQEHPLVVIGRPSFEFESRICYVDNDNLHTAQKVTEYLLELGHRRILFLNASRSRTVSEDRANGYLRAFKKLKLTSDSNLIVYKDDALHSAEYGYFYMKQMMSASHGITAVITDSDKVALGIYQGAKEMNISIPSDLSVFAFSNDSIFAHEFTPSLSGVRLNGETLGSAAAKLLIDQLKQGEQIATRILIPTELIIRDSCGPIKPLGGNY
- a CDS encoding extracellular solute-binding protein; this encodes MFKKRIMLGTAAVLLFSSILTACGGEYKPSNSAETGSEEQGTLRILSGVVGGKTPEENDLFQKEVERLTGMKVTIEKPSTDYDKKLLTSISNGEKYDLVYMNQGVMDKLVEQGALTDLTSQIEASKVLSDPAVIPAEEWDMIKYDDKIYSVFNKFEGGTLPIVRKDWLDKLGLQEPKTLDEFYNVLKAFKEQDPDGNGKDDTYGLSTSGLYDIQGFMSAAGLKYKYVIDSDGKRTIPYATEQAVPMYDWFAKLYKEGILDPNFATNDTKKMRDLFLTNRVGMVTYWDAWVGQFNNLGQKDNPKFEAKGIAGALGPDGKIILRRGEPSVWGIPVNAEHPELAMKFLEFWHSEQGNLLGTIGIEGHDYTVANGKYELTAEGESHSMDHGAPFVYNTNFKNPFGVLPGIMEARQIILDNNAQVEIGTERWADAEKIIQNYAFQAMMGKMPAAEAVKSMNDELKAADLID
- a CDS encoding ABC transporter permease subunit, whose product is MIKRYGSLYVMIIPVLAYFILFTFYPLVRGLIISMQEFRVIGDRPFVGFSNYAIVLQDPVFWQTMVNTVLIGGGTLIIGFIAPIIVALSLNEVIRAGFKKFTQMVIYFPHLFSWVVVGGIWIYMLSPDNGLVNGLLKLLGMDQPIHFMAEKEYARWIMIFSNVWKEMGYNCILYLAAMVSINPSLYEAADMDGAGRWQKIRYVTIPQLKSTMKVVFLINLLGVFKIFDQIVVMSNGVIARQVDVVMGYTYQKTFIDFKMGVATAAAYLVIILTLVLAYVIRKAIRYDDLD
- a CDS encoding carbohydrate ABC transporter permease, encoding MKNNYGPIGYKPNPVVQLLNGLFLLFLVATMLIPIWNTLVISLSSNASSMEVGLKMWPSEFSFEGYQTVWKTVRLWEPFLNNTIVTVVGTTLHVVLSAMAGYVLIQRGLPGRNLMISLIMLTMTIPGEAIMIPVYQVVKELDLLNTLTSLVVSGLVSGFSVLLIRNYFLSIPYELNESARIDGAGNMWIFVRMYLPLAKAGLATIALFEFVGKWNQFTPALLYITDQSKLTLQIALRSLVVESDATSSNFFMTPNVRMAGVMIAIIPLIVIYPFVQKFFVKGIMLGSTKE
- a CDS encoding Cof-type HAD-IIB family hydrolase, yielding MNTFAAIAERVRGFVFDLDGTLLNSDAVISAANRSALLKLKQAGMKLIIATGRNLSEARAVCGDLPFDGYVCSNGMSVYGHDFAIMHSEAIPSEIAGQLLTELRRSKANYELHASDNGIVIVQEDMPFLRLRLPDIKALPERLVRDGLSQGTMQLFKLMVVEEDITAIYEQMKAMEQLVEVIRMNDNSIELNKKGVSKWSGLQIQFAKLGIGGDEVIAFGDSMNDWMMLSSSGWSVAMGNADPHIQAIARDRTVSNDKDGVAAYVQKLGLTSGAKEKEMKSS
- a CDS encoding CehA/McbA family metallohydrolase, whose amino-acid sequence is MTQENNTIIWTIERVIAHEEQDTYVEVPFDMPERSESVRVSYEVSPLGDGRCVVDLGIKDADGIRGWSGGARKEFVLGLDNATPGYMRGKLQAGTGWAVVLGAYAIPPEGCRVTVRIECQLEFYRWLKGDLHTHSVHSDGSFTLEEKVRLIEEMNGDFVALTDHNTTSQNLAAPRATSVVTIPGMELTTYYGHCNFLGVDYPIRDFRANTAEQAKERIREARSNGAKIVLNHPHCRNCGWHWGFDVEFDWVEIWNGPWREDNRKTLDWWQGELASGKKIVAVGGSDVHRPEAFVQHCTPTTWTYSPSRSVEGILQSIDLGRVFLTYAPEGPTIHITSGPYVMGDTVCLEDIRLNGEDAANYPVQFELNQIQPGDVIKVISDMGEEYVDTAQETGAKTFTLPIQNKLFYRVEVWRHFDQANAMLPAAISNPLYFR
- a CDS encoding sensor histidine kinase; translated protein: MNRIFTKLSLKKRLLIIILTSSLLPLGLIGTLSYYKMYSMLNNKIESSVQNNLQQVELSLSNTLSNLNHVTQQLAFNGSIGRDLKQYLDSTNVYEKSRLEKELVNELNIINFANPTIGLTFYYFQNDHRFLFENFPIKKDFDLDKLPILQQYDSITYYGPHKASNRFDDSSVISVFRQANIPDRDDVYVYVETGFNFAEKILQSNPKGMHVDHLIVNDKGIVSYSENSDAFPIGAAYPADTEPGKLVKHNGYYLFQNVSNQGWSVVSVIAKSEYNKEITEWIMQFAGFSLLTIAVSLLLGWLLWRMMYVPLTKFNNEIMQLANKNFHSEIKMMQIPEFDHLLHQFWHMRRQIWDLLAEVEQKEKRKADLEVEKLMYQINPHFLYNTLDTVCWLARLNGQDEIDRLVTSLNKLLHYNLDKQGQDTTIKQEIGALKEYLNLQQIRYDFRFGVKIEADETAENLSIPRFILQPLVENALYHGLGDDGVIEVHVSMEDSSHVIVSVSDNGIGLSEEAIQKLLHNERGEHKKMGFGIGINYVKRILSSRYGPGAELQIKSSEGQGTTVLLRLPLKKEGK